In the genome of Pseudomonas sp. HS6, one region contains:
- a CDS encoding heme lyase CcmF/NrfE family subunit yields MTSSIFIPELGHLAMILALCFALVQAVVPLLGAWRGDRLWMGLAQPAAWGQFAFLLFAFGCLTYAFMTDDFSVAYVAMNSNSALPWYYKFSAVWGAHEGSLLLWALILGGWTFAVSVFSRQLPQVMLARVLAVMGMISTGFLLFLILTSNPFSRILPQIPADGRDLNPLLQDIGLIVHPPMLYMGYVGFSVAFAFAIAALLGGRLDAAWARWSRPWTIVAWAFLGIGITLGSWWAYYELGWGGWWFWDPVENASFMPWLVGTALIHSLAVTEKRGVFKSWTVLLAIAAFSLSLLGTFLVRSGVLTSVHAFASDPERGVFILIFLLFVVGGSLTLFALRAPVVKSQVGFNLWSRETLLLGNNLVLVVAASMILLGTLYPLILDAISGAKLSVGPPYFNALFIPLMALLMVVMAVGVIVRWKDTPVKWLANMLTPVLLGSVALAVVAGVAYGDFNWAVIATFLLAAWVLLAGVRDIFDKTRHKGLIKGLPTLTRSYWGMQLAHLGIAVCALGVVLSSQNSAERDLRLAPGESMELAGYQFVFEGAKHFEGPNFTSDKGTIRVLRDGREVSVLHPEKRLYTVQSSMMTEAGIDAGFTRDLYVALGEPLGDGAWAVRVHVKPFVRWIWFGGLLTGFGGLLAALDRRYRVKVKAKVREALGMEGAAA; encoded by the coding sequence ATGACATCCAGCATTTTCATTCCTGAGTTGGGCCATCTGGCCATGATCCTGGCGCTGTGTTTCGCGCTGGTGCAGGCCGTGGTGCCGTTGCTCGGTGCCTGGCGCGGCGACCGTTTGTGGATGGGCCTCGCTCAACCGGCGGCGTGGGGGCAATTCGCGTTCCTGCTGTTCGCCTTCGGTTGCCTGACCTATGCGTTCATGACCGATGACTTCTCCGTGGCCTACGTCGCGATGAACTCCAACAGCGCGCTGCCGTGGTACTACAAATTCAGCGCGGTGTGGGGCGCCCACGAAGGGTCGCTGCTGCTGTGGGCGTTGATTCTCGGAGGCTGGACCTTTGCGGTGTCGGTGTTCTCCCGGCAACTGCCGCAAGTCATGCTCGCTCGCGTACTGGCGGTGATGGGCATGATCAGCACGGGTTTCCTGCTGTTCCTGATCCTCACGTCCAACCCGTTTTCGCGAATCCTGCCGCAGATCCCGGCCGACGGTCGTGACCTCAATCCGTTGCTGCAAGACATCGGTCTGATCGTGCATCCACCGATGCTCTACATGGGCTACGTCGGTTTCTCCGTGGCATTCGCCTTCGCCATCGCCGCACTGCTCGGCGGTCGTCTCGACGCGGCGTGGGCACGCTGGTCGCGTCCGTGGACCATCGTCGCCTGGGCCTTCCTCGGCATTGGCATCACCCTCGGTTCGTGGTGGGCCTACTACGAACTCGGCTGGGGCGGCTGGTGGTTCTGGGACCCGGTGGAAAACGCCTCGTTCATGCCTTGGCTGGTGGGCACGGCGCTGATCCACTCGCTGGCGGTCACGGAAAAACGTGGCGTGTTCAAGAGCTGGACGGTGTTGCTGGCGATTGCCGCGTTCTCCCTGAGCCTGCTCGGCACCTTCCTCGTGCGTTCCGGCGTGCTGACCTCGGTGCATGCGTTTGCCTCCGATCCGGAACGCGGCGTGTTCATCCTGATCTTCCTGCTGTTCGTGGTCGGTGGTTCGCTGACGCTGTTTGCCCTGCGGGCTCCTGTGGTCAAGAGCCAGGTCGGTTTCAACCTGTGGTCGCGGGAAACCCTGCTGCTGGGCAACAACCTGGTGCTGGTGGTGGCGGCGTCGATGATCCTGCTCGGTACGCTGTATCCGCTGATCCTCGATGCCATCAGCGGCGCCAAGCTGTCGGTCGGCCCGCCGTACTTCAACGCGTTGTTCATTCCGTTGATGGCCTTGCTGATGGTGGTGATGGCGGTCGGTGTGATCGTGCGCTGGAAAGACACGCCGGTGAAATGGCTGGCAAACATGCTGACCCCGGTGTTGCTGGGCAGCGTCGCACTGGCGGTCGTTGCCGGTGTCGCCTACGGCGATTTCAACTGGGCCGTGATCGCAACCTTCCTGCTCGCGGCCTGGGTGTTGCTGGCGGGTGTGCGCGACATCTTCGACAAGACCCGCCACAAAGGCCTGATCAAAGGCCTGCCGACCCTGACCCGCAGCTACTGGGGCATGCAACTCGCCCACCTCGGGATCGCCGTCTGCGCGCTAGGTGTGGTGTTGTCGAGTCAGAACAGCGCCGAGCGCGACCTGCGTCTGGCGCCGGGCGAGTCGATGGAGCTGGCCGGTTATCAGTTCGTGTTCGAAGGTGCCAAGCATTTCGAAGGCCCGAACTTCACCTCCGACAAAGGCACCATCCGGGTGCTCCGCGATGGCCGCGAAGTCAGCGTGCTGCACCCGGAAAAACGCCTGTACACCGTGCAGAGTTCGATGATGACCGAAGCCGGGATCGACGCCGGTTTCACCCGTGACCTCTACGTTGCACTGGGTGAACCGCTGGGCGATGGCGCCTGGGCGGTGCGCGTGCATGTGAAACCGTTCGTGCGCTGGATCTGGTTCGGCGGTCTGCTGACCGGTTTCGGTGGTTTGCTGGCAGCGCTGGACCGGCGTTACCGGGTCAAGGTCAAAGCCAAGGTGCGTGAAGCGCTGGGCATGGAAGGAGCCGCTGCATGA
- a CDS encoding DsbE family thiol:disulfide interchange protein, with protein sequence MRRWLMLVPLAIFLLVAVFLYRGLYLDPAELPSAMINKPFPEFSLPAVQGDKTLTKADILGKPALVNVWGTWCISCRVEHPVLNKLAERGVVIYGINYKDTNADALKWLAEFHNPYQLDIRDDEGSLGLNLGVYGAPETFFIDAKGIIRDKFVGVIDEQVWREKLAAKYQALVDEAKP encoded by the coding sequence ATGAGACGTTGGTTGATGCTGGTGCCATTGGCGATTTTCCTGCTGGTGGCCGTTTTCCTTTATCGCGGTCTGTACCTGGATCCGGCGGAGCTGCCCTCGGCGATGATCAACAAGCCATTCCCGGAGTTTTCCCTGCCGGCCGTGCAGGGCGACAAGACCCTGACCAAGGCCGACATTCTCGGCAAACCTGCGCTGGTCAACGTCTGGGGCACCTGGTGCATTTCCTGCCGGGTCGAGCACCCGGTGCTGAACAAACTCGCCGAGCGCGGCGTGGTGATCTACGGCATCAACTACAAGGACACCAACGCCGACGCGTTGAAGTGGCTGGCCGAGTTCCACAATCCGTATCAACTGGACATCCGCGACGATGAAGGCTCCTTGGGCCTGAACCTCGGTGTCTACGGCGCACCGGAAACCTTCTTCATCGACGCCAAGGGCATCATCCGCGACAAGTTCGTCGGGGTGATTGACGAGCAGGTCTGGCGCGAAAAACTGGCGGCCAAGTATCAGGCGCTGGTCGATGAGGCCAAGCCATGA
- a CDS encoding cytochrome c-type biogenesis protein: MKRFLAAVVLGLSLAGVAHAAIDTYEFAKEGDRERFRELTKELRCPKCQNQDIADSNAPIAADLRKEIFRMLGEGKDNQQIIDFMVDRYGDFVRYKPALNAKTALLWFGPAGLLLGGFVVIAVIVRRRRGQRAETPQSLSPEERQRLDQLLDKNQE, translated from the coding sequence ATGAAGCGCTTTCTAGCTGCCGTCGTGTTGGGCTTGAGCCTGGCCGGTGTGGCCCACGCCGCGATCGACACCTACGAGTTCGCCAAAGAAGGCGATCGCGAGCGTTTCCGCGAGTTGACCAAGGAACTGCGCTGCCCCAAGTGCCAGAATCAGGACATCGCCGACTCCAACGCGCCGATCGCTGCCGACCTGCGCAAAGAGATTTTCCGCATGCTCGGCGAGGGCAAGGACAATCAGCAGATCATCGACTTCATGGTCGACCGCTACGGTGATTTCGTGCGCTACAAACCGGCGCTCAATGCCAAAACCGCGCTGCTGTGGTTTGGCCCGGCCGGATTGTTGCTCGGCGGTTTTGTCGTCATCGCCGTGATTGTCCGCCGCCGTCGCGGGCAACGCGCCGAGACGCCGCAATCGCTGTCCCCTGAAGAGCGTCAGCGCCTCGACCAACTGTTGGATAAAAACCAAGAATGA
- the ccmI gene encoding c-type cytochrome biogenesis protein CcmI produces the protein MIDFWLAAGLLLLVALSFLLIPVLRERRAQREEDRTALNVALYQERVAELQSQQAEGVLDAAQMDSGRAEAARELLADTEGVAPARVSRLGKPLPLLAAVLVPVLGLGLYMHFGAADKVELTREFAQAPQSMEEMTQRLERAVAAQPDSAEGLYFLGRTYMAQDRPADAAKMFERAANLAGRQPELLGQWAQAQYFADGKKWSDKIQALTDEALKADPKEVTSLGLLGIAAFEGERYQQAIDYWNRLLEQLPANDKSREALQGGIARATEKLEASGGKVAQAPVAKTALLKVSVDLAAELKGKVQPGDSVFIFARAVSGPPAPLAAKRLTVADLPVTVELGDADAMMPQLKLSNFPEVQLVARISRAGQPTAGEWVGRSGPLASSTTATQTLTIDSPDK, from the coding sequence ATGATTGATTTCTGGCTTGCCGCAGGGCTGTTGCTTCTGGTCGCCCTGAGTTTTCTGTTGATCCCCGTTCTGCGTGAACGTCGCGCCCAGCGTGAAGAGGATCGGACTGCCCTGAACGTGGCGCTGTATCAGGAGCGTGTCGCCGAGCTGCAATCGCAGCAGGCCGAAGGCGTTCTCGATGCCGCGCAAATGGACAGCGGCCGTGCCGAAGCGGCCCGGGAACTGCTGGCCGACACTGAAGGCGTGGCGCCTGCTCGGGTCTCGCGTCTGGGCAAACCGCTGCCGTTGCTGGCGGCTGTACTGGTGCCGGTGTTGGGCCTCGGTCTCTATATGCATTTCGGTGCCGCCGACAAAGTCGAACTGACCCGGGAATTCGCCCAGGCGCCGCAGTCGATGGAAGAGATGACCCAGCGTCTGGAACGCGCCGTAGCCGCGCAACCGGATTCCGCCGAAGGCCTGTACTTCCTCGGTCGTACCTACATGGCTCAGGATCGTCCGGCGGACGCGGCGAAGATGTTCGAGCGCGCCGCCAACCTGGCCGGTCGTCAACCGGAACTGCTCGGCCAATGGGCGCAGGCGCAGTATTTTGCCGATGGCAAGAAGTGGTCGGACAAGATTCAGGCCCTGACCGATGAAGCGCTGAAAGCTGATCCGAAAGAAGTTACCAGCCTCGGCCTGTTGGGCATCGCCGCGTTCGAAGGCGAGCGCTATCAGCAAGCCATCGACTACTGGAACCGTCTGCTGGAGCAACTGCCAGCGAATGACAAGTCCCGCGAGGCTCTGCAAGGCGGCATCGCCCGCGCCACTGAAAAGCTAGAGGCGAGCGGCGGCAAGGTGGCTCAGGCACCGGTCGCGAAAACCGCGCTGCTCAAGGTCAGCGTCGATCTGGCCGCCGAGCTCAAGGGCAAGGTGCAACCGGGCGACAGCGTGTTCATCTTCGCCCGCGCAGTGTCTGGCCCTCCAGCACCGCTGGCCGCCAAGCGACTGACCGTCGCCGACCTGCCGGTGACCGTCGAACTGGGCGACGCCGACGCGATGATGCCGCAATTGAAACTGTCGAACTTCCCCGAAGTCCAACTGGTTGCGCGCATCTCCCGTGCCGGTCAGCCGACCGCCGGTGAATGGGTCGGTCGCAGCGGGCCTCTGGCCAGCAGCACCACCGCGACGCAGACACTGACCATCGACAGCCCGGACAAGTAA
- a CDS encoding LysR family transcriptional regulator: MDRLAAMETFVYVVETGSFSAAARRLNIGQPAVSKTIAQLETRLAVRLLLRSTRGLTPTEAGLAFFERAKRTLEEADEADNAARGTASGLSGNLRISTAVTFGRMHVVPHLGPFLDQHPQLTVDLLLDDQNINLVEEGIDVALRLGPLNDSGLTVRKIAECRRVVLGTPGYFASHGEPACPADLTGHHAVIYNRGGGATWPFTKDGEAQSVTVNGRLRVSAAEGLREAVLAHQGLGLGSEWMFAPELASGAVKAVISDWVLPKQELWAVFPTGRMASAKARAFVEYVQGLLAKAL; this comes from the coding sequence ATGGACCGCCTCGCCGCCATGGAAACCTTTGTCTACGTCGTGGAAACCGGCTCGTTTTCCGCTGCCGCCCGGCGGCTGAATATAGGTCAGCCGGCCGTGTCGAAAACCATCGCCCAACTTGAAACCCGCCTCGCCGTGCGCCTGCTGTTGCGCTCGACCCGAGGCCTGACGCCGACTGAAGCCGGGCTGGCGTTTTTCGAACGGGCAAAGCGCACCCTCGAAGAAGCCGACGAGGCCGACAATGCAGCTCGCGGCACAGCCAGCGGCCTGAGCGGCAACCTGCGCATCAGCACCGCCGTGACCTTCGGCCGAATGCATGTGGTTCCACACCTGGGGCCGTTCCTCGATCAGCACCCGCAACTCACTGTCGATCTGTTGCTCGACGACCAGAACATCAACCTCGTGGAAGAAGGCATCGACGTCGCCCTGCGCCTGGGCCCGCTCAACGACTCCGGCCTGACCGTGCGCAAGATCGCCGAATGCCGTCGCGTTGTGCTGGGCACGCCGGGTTACTTCGCCAGCCACGGTGAACCCGCCTGCCCTGCCGATCTGACTGGACACCACGCTGTTATCTACAACCGCGGCGGTGGTGCGACCTGGCCTTTCACCAAGGATGGCGAAGCACAGTCCGTGACCGTCAATGGCCGACTGCGCGTCAGCGCTGCCGAAGGTTTGCGTGAGGCGGTGCTGGCCCATCAGGGCCTGGGGCTGGGCTCGGAGTGGATGTTCGCGCCGGAACTGGCCAGTGGCGCGGTCAAGGCTGTCATAAGCGACTGGGTGTTGCCGAAGCAGGAGTTGTGGGCGGTGTTTCCCACGGGCCGAATGGCCAGCGCGAAGGCACGGGCGTTTGTTGAGTATGTGCAGGGGTTGTTGGCAAAAGCTCTGTAA
- a CDS encoding SDR family oxidoreductase yields MTRRTFLITGASKGIGRALAEHLDRAGHRVVGIARKPDLSFPGILFPLDLSDRKLAGEVLADLARTYEFDGLVNNVGLVRPQALGDIDLDAFDDVMRVNLHSALQATQALLPGMRTRGWGRVVNISSLTVLGIAQRTAYAAAKAALVSFTRSWALELAQTGITVNAVAPGPTETELFRANNPPGSEGEARYLAGVPMGRLGQPEEIASAIAFLLSEQSGFITGQTLFVDGGASVGKAAF; encoded by the coding sequence ATGACCCGTCGTACCTTCCTCATCACCGGCGCCAGCAAAGGTATCGGGCGAGCGCTGGCCGAGCATCTGGATCGGGCCGGGCATCGGGTGGTGGGGATTGCGCGCAAGCCGGACCTGAGTTTTCCGGGGATCCTGTTTCCGCTGGACCTGAGTGATCGCAAGCTCGCCGGTGAAGTGCTGGCGGATCTGGCGCGCACTTATGAGTTCGATGGGCTGGTGAACAATGTCGGGCTGGTGCGACCGCAAGCGTTGGGGGACATCGATCTCGATGCGTTTGACGATGTGATGCGGGTCAACCTGCATTCGGCCTTGCAGGCGACTCAGGCGTTGTTGCCGGGCATGCGCACGCGCGGCTGGGGCCGGGTGGTGAACATTTCCAGCCTGACCGTGCTCGGTATCGCCCAGCGCACCGCGTATGCGGCGGCAAAAGCGGCGCTGGTCAGTTTCACGCGCTCGTGGGCGCTGGAACTGGCGCAGACCGGGATTACCGTCAACGCCGTCGCGCCGGGGCCGACCGAGACCGAACTGTTTCGCGCCAACAATCCCCCGGGCAGCGAAGGTGAAGCGCGGTATCTGGCCGGGGTGCCGATGGGTCGTCTCGGGCAGCCGGAAGAAATCGCTTCGGCGATTGCCTTTCTGTTGTCCGAGCAAAGCGGATTCATCACCGGGCAGACGCTGTTTGTCGATGGCGGCGCCTCGGTGGGCAAGGCCGCGTTCTGA
- a CDS encoding MFS transporter, translated as MTATTHAMTRGMVLLFAFCCGAIVANIYYAQPIIGLIAPDIGLTDTMASFIVSLTQIGYALGLFFLVPLADLLENRRLMIITTVVAIASLLGAAFTDQPNVFLLISLLVGFSSVSVQVLIPLAAHLAPEESRGRVVGGIMGGLLLGILLARPVSSVVADHFGWRAMFMIAAGLMAAISVVLALTVPKRQPDHSASYGQLLGSLWTLLRKQPVLRQRAFYQACMFATFSLFWTAVPLELARNHGLSQSEIAIFALVGAIGAIAAPISGRLADAGHTRVASLLAMLFASLSFLPAFIHPAYSVIGLAVTGVVLDFCVQMNMVLGQRAVYSLDAKSRGRLNALYMTSIFIGGAFGSSIASAVYEHGGWLWIVIVGSVFPLLALVRFLSVSQKGVLATA; from the coding sequence CCGGACATCGGCCTGACCGACACCATGGCCAGTTTCATCGTGTCGCTGACCCAGATCGGTTATGCGCTGGGCCTGTTCTTCTTGGTGCCGCTGGCTGACCTGCTGGAAAACCGCCGGCTGATGATCATCACCACCGTGGTGGCGATTGCCAGCCTGCTGGGCGCGGCGTTTACCGATCAACCAAACGTGTTTCTGCTGATCTCGTTGCTGGTGGGTTTCAGTTCGGTGTCGGTGCAGGTGCTGATTCCATTGGCGGCGCATCTGGCGCCGGAAGAGTCTCGTGGCCGGGTGGTCGGCGGAATCATGGGCGGCCTGCTGCTGGGCATTCTGTTGGCGCGGCCGGTGTCGAGCGTGGTTGCCGACCATTTCGGCTGGCGGGCGATGTTCATGATTGCGGCAGGGTTGATGGCGGCAATCAGCGTCGTCCTGGCGTTGACCGTGCCCAAGCGCCAACCGGATCACAGCGCTTCCTACGGCCAGTTGCTCGGATCGTTGTGGACGCTGCTGCGCAAGCAACCGGTGCTGCGTCAGCGGGCGTTTTACCAGGCCTGCATGTTCGCCACCTTCAGCCTGTTCTGGACCGCCGTGCCGCTGGAACTGGCGCGCAACCATGGCCTGTCCCAGAGTGAAATCGCGATCTTCGCCCTGGTCGGTGCCATCGGTGCCATCGCCGCGCCCATCAGCGGACGCCTGGCGGATGCCGGCCACACCCGCGTCGCCTCGCTGCTGGCCATGCTGTTCGCCAGCCTGAGTTTCCTGCCGGCCTTCATCCACCCGGCCTACAGCGTGATCGGCCTGGCGGTGACCGGCGTCGTGCTCGACTTCTGTGTGCAAATGAACATGGTGCTCGGCCAGCGCGCGGTCTACTCCCTCGACGCCAAAAGCCGCGGCCGTCTCAACGCGCTGTACATGACCAGCATCTTCATCGGCGGCGCCTTCGGCTCATCGATCGCCAGTGCGGTGTATGAACACGGCGGCTGGCTGTGGATCGTGATCGTCGGCAGTGTGTTCCCGTTGCTGGCGCTGGTGCGGTTCTTGAGTGTTTCGCAAAAGGGTGTTTTGGCAACGGCATAA